The Anopheles merus strain MAF chromosome 2L, AmerM5.1, whole genome shotgun sequence genome has a segment encoding these proteins:
- the LOC121591441 gene encoding spectrin alpha chain isoform X4 — translation MEQFTPKEVRILESAEDIQERRDQVLNRYSEFKLETRQKREKLEDSRRFQYFKRDSDELESWINEKLQAASEESYRDPTNLQAKIQKHQAFEAEVSAHSNAIVVLDNTGQEMINQGHFASETIQRRLEELQRLWELLLSRLAEKGMKLQQALVLVQFLRHCEEVMFWIKDKEAFVTADEFGQDLEHVEVLQRKFDEFQKDMASQEYRVTEVNELADKLLFGGHPERETITRKKEELNEAWQRLKQLAILRQEKLFGAHEIQRFNRDADETVAWIAEKDVVLSSDDYGRDLASVQALQRKHEGVERDLAALEDKVAALGTEAGRLCSIHADHSEQIREKQAEIAAYWQSLTAKAKERKQKLDESYFLHRFLADFRDLVSWINGMKAIISADELAKDVAGAEALLERHQEHKGEIDARVDSFKLTTEAGRQLLEREHYAAAEVQEKLAALENDKSSLLVLWEDRRILYEQCMDLQLFYRDTEQADTWMAKQEAFLANEDLGDSLDSVEALIKKHEDFEKSLAAQEEKIKALDVFATKLIDGQHYAADDVAQRRAMLLARRSALQEKSSVRQKLLEDSNALQQFERDCDETKGWISEKLKFATDDSYLDPTNLNGKVQKHTNFEHELTANKSRIEDITATGQELATKEHYAADKVNARMQEIVTLWESLVRASDKKGCKLQEASQQQQFNRTVEDIELWLSEVEGQLLSEDYGKDLTSVQNLQKKQALLEADVMAHQDRIEGIKVAANKFVESGHFDADNIRAKEAALSKRYAALAEPMSIRKQRLLDSLQVQQLFRDLEDEAAWIREKEPVAASTNRGRDLIGVQNLIKKHQAVLAEINNHESRCAGVISNGEQMLNEQPTASEEIKLRLDALKDQWNSLKEKSNQRKQDLEDSLQAHQYFADANEAESWMREKEPIVSNQDYGKDEDSSEALLKKHEALVSDLEAFGNTIQALQEQAKNCRQQETPVVDITGKECVMALYDYTEKSPREVSMKKNDVLTLLNSNNKDWWKVEVNDRQGFVPAAYIKKIDPGLSASQQNLIDGHSIAKRQTQINSQYDNLLALARERQNKLNETVKAYVLVREAADLAAWIKDKESHAQIKDVGEDLEEVEVLQKKFDDFNDDLKANEVRLAKLNEIAIQLTSLGQTEAALKIKTQIQTLNEEWATLQTITQERASQLGSAHEVQRFHRDVDETKDWIAEKENALNNDELGKDLRGVQTLQRKHEGLERDLAALQDKIRQLDETANRLMQSHPDTAEQTYAKQKEINEEWQQVVTKAQQRKEKLLDSYDLQRFLSDYRDLSAWISSMMGLVTSEELANDVTGAEALIERHQEHRTEVDARAGTFSAFEQFGNELLQANHYAAPEIQEKIENLNKAREELERAWTARRLQLDQNLDLQLYLRDCEQAENWMSAREAFLNAEEVDSKGDNVEALIKKHEDFDKAINGHEEKIGALQVLADQLIAQEHYAGRLIDAKRQEVLDRWRHLKEDLIEKRSRLGDEQTLQQFSRDADEIENWIAEKLQLATEESYKDPANIQSKHQKHQAFEAELAANADRISSVLAMGSNLIDRNQCSGSEEAVQKRLTQIADQWEYLTQKTTEKSLKLKEANKQRTYIAAVKDLDFWLGEVESLLTSEDAGKDLASVQNLMKKHQLVEADIHAHEDRIKDMNSQADSLVESGQFDSAGIQEKRQSINERYERIRNLAAHRQARLNEANTLHQFFRDIADEESWIKEKKLLVGSDDYGRDLTGVQNLKKKHKRLEAELASHEPAIQAVQEAGEKLMDVSNLGVPEIEQRLKALNQAWTELKGLAATRGQKLDESLIYQQFLAKVEEEEAWITEKQQLLSVEDYGDSMAAVQGLMKKHDAFETDFAVHRDRCSDIRDHGQTLVTNNNHHGDSISQRCVQLDKKLENLQALATRRKTALMDNFAYLQFMWKADVVESWIADKENHVKSEEFGRDLSTVQTLLTKQETFDAGLSAFEHEGIHNITALKDQLINANHAQSAAILKRHEDVLTRWQKLRADSEARKYRLLNMQDQFRQIEDLYLTFAKKASAFNSWFENAEEDLTDPVRCNSIEEIKALREAHAAFQASLSSAQVDFQALAALDQKIKSFNVGPNPYTWFTMEALEDTWRNLQKIIEERDAELAKEVHRQEENDKLRKEFAKHANLFHQWLTETRTSLMDGSGSLEEQFEALCHKANEIRARRGDLKKIEELGATLEEHLILDNRYTEHSTVGLAQQWDQLDQLAMRMQHNLKQQIQARNQSGVSEDSLKEFSMMFKHFDKDKSGKLNHQEFKSCLRALGYDLPMVEEGQPDPEFEEILNVVDPNRDGQVSLQEYIAFMISKETENVQSFEEIENAFRAITASDPRPRPYVTKEELYSNLTKDMADYCVQRMKPYNDPKTGHPITGALDYVEFTRTLFQN, via the exons ATGGAGCAGTTCACCCCGAAGGAGGTGCGCATCCTCGAGAGCGCCGAAGACATCCAGGAGCGCCGCGACCAGGTGCTGAATCGTTACAGCGAGTTCAAGCTCGAGACGCGCCAGAAGCGCGAAAAGCTGGAAGACTCGCGCCGGTTCCAGTACTTCAAGCGCGATTCCGACGAGCTGGAAAGCTGGATCAACGAGAAGCTGCAGGCGGCGAGCGAGGAAAGCTACCGCGACCCGACCAACCTGCAGGCCAAGATCCAGAAGCACCAGGCGTTCGAGGCGGAGGTGTCCGCCCACAGCAACGCGATCGTGGTGCTGGACAACACCGGCCAGGAGATGATCAACCAGGGCCACTTTGCATCCGAGACGATCCAGCGCCGGCTGGAGGAGCTGCAGCGCCTGTgggagctgctgctgtcgcgGCTGGCCGAGAAGGGCATGAAGCTGCAGCAGGCCCTGGTGCTGGTGCAGTTCCTGCGCCACTGTGAGGAGGTGATGTTCTGGATCAAGGACAAGGAAGCGTTCGTGACGGCGGACGAGTTCGGGCAGGATCTCGAGCACGTGGAGGTGCTGCAGCGCAAGTTCGACGAGTTCCAGAAGGACATGGCGTCGCAGGAGTACCGCGTGACGGAGGTGAACGAGCTGGCGGACAAGCTGCTGTTCGGCGGGCACCCGGAGCGGGAAACGATCACGCGCAAGAAGGAGGAACTGAACGAGGCCTGGCAGCGCTTGAAGCAGCTGGCCATATTGCGCCAGGAGAAGCTGTTCGGGGCGCACGAAATCCAGCGTTTCAACCGCGATGCGGATGAGACGGTTGCGTGGATCGCTGAGAAGGATGTCGTGCTGTCGTCGGACGATTACGGGCGCGATCTGGCCAGCGTGCAAGCGCTGCAGCGCAAGCACGAAGGTGTGGAGCGTGATCTGGCGGCGCTCGAGGACAAGGTGGCCGCCCTCGGTACCGAGGCCGGTCGCCTGTGCAGCATACACGCCGATCACAGCGAGCAGATTCGTGAGAAGCAGGCAGAGATTGCCGCGTACTGGCAGTCGCTGACCGCGAAGGCCAAGGAGCGCAAGCAGAAGCTCGACGAGTCCTACTTCTTGCACCGTTTCCTCGCCGACTTCCGTGACCTGGTGTCGTGGATCAACGGCATGAAGGCAATCATCTCCGCGGACGAGCTGGCGAAGGATGTGGCCGGTGCGGAGGCGCTGCTCGAGCGGCACCAGGAGCACAAGGGCGAGATCGATGCCCGCGTGGACAGCTTCAAGCTGACGACCGAGGCCGGCCGGCAGCTGCTCGAGCGGGAGCACTACGCCGCGGCGGAGGTGCAGGAGAAGCTGGCCGCGCTCGAGAACGACAAGAGCTCGCTGCTGGTTTTGTGGGAGGATCGCCGCATCCTGTACGAGCAGTGCATGGATCTGCAGCTGTTCTACCGCGACACCGAGCAGGCGGACACGTGGATGGCGAAGCAGGAAGCGTTCCTGGCGAACGAAGATCTGGGCGACTCGCTCGACTCGGTCGAGGCGCTGATCAAGAAGCACGAGGACTTTGAGAAGAGTCTGGCCGCACAGGAGGAGAAGATAAAGGCGCTGGACGTGTTTGCGACGAAGCTAATCGACGGGCAGCACTACGCGGCGGACGATGTGGCGCAGCGTCGCGCCATGCTGCTGGCGCGCCGTTCCGCGCTGCAGGAGAAATCGTCCGTGCGCCAGAAGCTGCTGGAGGACTCGAACGCGCTGCAGCAGTTCGAGCGCGACTGCGACGAAACGAAGGGCTGGATCAGCGAGAAGCTGAAGTTCGCGACCGACGACAGCTACCTCGACCCGACCAACCTGAACGGCAAGGTGCAGAAGCACACCAACTTCGAGCACGAGCTGACGGCGAACAAGAGCCGCATCGAGGACATCACGGCTACCGGGCAGGAGCTGGCCACAAAGGAGCACTACGCCGCAGACAAGGTGAACGCTCGCATGCAGGAAATCGTGACGCTGTGGGAGTCGCTGGTGCGCGCCTCGGACAAGAAGGGCTGCAAGCTGCAGGAAgcctcgcagcagcagcagttcaaTCGCACCGTCGAGGACATCGAGCTGTGGCTGAGCGAGGTCGAGGGTCAGCTACTGTCCGAGGACTACGGCAAGGATCTGACCAGCGTGCAGAACCTGCAGAAGAAGCAGGCCCTGCTGGAGGCTGACGTTATGGCGCACCAGGACCGGATTGAGGGCATTAAGGTGGCCGCCAACAAGTTCGTCGAGAGCGGCCACTTCGATGCGGACAACATTCGCGCCAAGGAGGCGGCCCTGTCGAAGCGGTACGCGGCGCTGGCCGAACCGATGTCGATCCGCAAGCAGCGCCTGCTCGACTCGCTCCAGGTGCAGCAGCTGTTCCGCGATCTGGAGGACGAGGCGGCGTGGATCCGCGAGAAGGAACCGGTCGCGGCGTCGACCAACCGTGGCCGCGATCTGATCGGTGTGCAGAACCTGATCAAGAAGCACCAGGCGGTGCTGGCGGAAATCAACAACCACGAGAGCCGCTGCGCCGGTGTCATCTCGAATGGGGAGCAGATGCTGAACGAGCAGCCGACCGCCAGCGAGGAGATCAAGCTGCGGCTGGACGCGCTCAAGGATCAGTGGAACTCGCTGAAGGAGAAGTCGAATCAGCGCAAGCAGGATCTGGAAGATTCGCTGCAGGCCCACCAGTACTTTGCCGACGCGAACGAGGCCGAATCGTGGATGCGCGAGAAGGAACCGATCGTCTCGAACCAGGACTACGGCAAGGATGAGGATTCGTCCGAGGCGCTGCTGAAGAAGCACGAGGCGCTCGTGTCCGACCTGGAAGCGTTCGGCAACACGATCCAGGCGCTGCAGGAGCAGGCGAAGAACTGCCGCCAGCAGGAGACGCCGGTCGTTGACATTACCGGCAAGGAGTGCGTGATGGCGCTGTACGACTACACGGAAAAGTCGCCGCGCGAGGTGTCGATGAAGAAGAACGACGTGCTGACGCTGCTGAACTCCAACAACAAGGACTGGTGGAAGGTGGAGGTGAACGATCGCCAAGGCTTCGTGCCGGCGGCCTACATCAAGAAGATCGACCCAGGGCTAAGCGCCAGTCAGCAGAACCTGATCGATGGGCACTCGATCGCGAAGCGCCAGACGCAGATCAACAGCCAGTACGACAATCTGCTCGCGCTGGCCCGGGAGCGCCAGAACAAGCTGAACGAAACGGTGAAGGCGTACGTGCTGGTGCGCGAGGCGGCCGATCTCGCCGCGTGGATCAAGGACAAGGAGAGCCACGCGCAGATCAAGGACGTCGGCGAAGATCTCGAAGAGGTGGAGGTGCTGCAGAAGAAGTTCGACGACTTCAACGACGACCTGAAGGCGAACGAGGTGCGGCTGGCGAAGCTGAACGAGATCGCCATCCAGCTGACGTCGCTCGGCCAGACGGAGGCCGCACTGAAGATCAAGACGCAAATCCAAACGCTTAACGAAGAGTGGGCCACCCTGCAGACGATCACGCAGGAGCGGGCCAGCCAGCTTGGGTCGGCGCACGAGGTCCAGCGGTTCCACCGCGACGTGGATGAAACGAAGGACTGGATCGCGGAGAAGGAGAACGCGCTGAACAACGACGAGCTGGGCAAGGATTTGCGCGGCGTGCAAACGTTGCAGCGCAAGCACGAGGGGCTGGAGCGTGATTTGGCCGCGCTGCAGGACAAGATCCGCCAGCTGGACGAGACGGCCAACCGGCTGATGCAGTCGCACCCGGACACGGCCGAGCAGACGTACGCCAAGCAGAAGGAGATCAACGAGGAGTGGCAGCAGGTGGTGACCAAGGCGCAGCAGCGCAAGGAGAAGCTGCTCGACTCGTACGATCTGCAGCGGTTCCTAAGCGACTACCGCGACCTGTCCGCTTGGATCAGCTCGATGATGGGGCTGGTGACGTCGGAAGAGCTCGCGAACGATGTGACCGGCGCGGAAGCGTTAATCGAACGTCATCAG GAACATCGCACGGAGGTGGATGCACGCGCGGGTACGTTCTCGGCGTTCGAGCAGTTCGGCAACGAGCTACTGCAGGCGAACCATTATGCGGCGCCCGAAATTCAGGAGAAGATTGAAAACCTGAACAAGGCCCGGGAGGAGCTGGAGCGTGCGTGGACGGCGCGTCGCCTGCAGCTGGACCAAAATCTGGACCTGCAGCTGTATCTGCGCGATTGCGAGCAGGCCGAAAACTGGATGAGCGCCCGCGAAGCGTTCCTGAACGCGGAGGAGGTCGACTCGAAGGGTGACAACGTGGAGGCCCTGATCAAGAAGCACGAGGACTTCGACAAGGCGATCAACGGTCATGAGGAGAAGATCGGCGCGCTGCAGGTGCTGGCCGATCAGCTGATCGCGCAGGAGCACTACGCGGGCCGATTGATCGATGCCAAGCGGCAGGAGGTGCTGGATCGCTGGCGCCATTTGAAGGAGGATCTGATCGAGAAGCGCTCGCGGCTGGGCGACGAGCAGACCCTGCAGCAGTTCTCACGCGATGCCGACGAGATCGAGAACTGGATCGCGGAGAAGCTGCAGCTGGCGACGGAGGAAAGCTACAAGGATCCGGCCAACATTCAGTCGAAGCACCAGAAGCACCAGGCGTTCGAGGCGGAGCTGGCGGCGAACGCGGACCGCATCTCGAGCGTGCTGGCGATGGGTAGCAACCTGATCGATCGCAACCAGTGCAGCGGTTCGGAGGAGGCGGTGCAGAAGCGCCTGACGCAGATCGCCGACCAGTGGGAGTACCTGACGCAGAAGACGACAGAGAAGTCGCTGAAGCTGAAGGAGGCGAACAAGCAGCGCACGTACATCGCGGCCGTGAAGGATCTGGACTTCTGGCTGGGCGAGGTGGAGAGTCTGCTGACGTCGGAGGACGCCGGCAAGGATCTGGCCTCCGTGCAGAACCTGATGAAGAAGCACCAGCTGGTTGAGGCGGACATTCACGCGCACGAGGATCGCATCAAGGACATGAACAGCCAGGCGGACTCGCTGGTGGAGAGCGGCCAGTTCGACAGTGCCGGCATCCAGGAGAAGCGCCAGTCGATCAACGAACGGTACGAGCGCATCCGCAACCTGGCTGCCCACCGGCAGGCTCGGCTGAACGAGGCGAACACGCTGCACCAGTTCTTCCGCGACATCGCGGACGAGGAGAGCTGGATCAAGGAGAAGAAGCTGTTGGTCGGATCGGACGACTACGGTCGCGATCTGACCGGTGTGCAGAATCTGAAGAAGAAGCACAAGCGGCTCGAGGCCGAGCTTGCCTCGCACGAACCCGCGATCCAGGCGGTGCAGGAAGCGGGCGAGAAGCTGATGGACGTTTCGAACCTTGGGGTGCCGGAGATCGAGCAGCGCCTGAAGGCACTGAACCAGGCGTGGACCGAGCTGAAGGGACTGGCAGCCACTCGCGGCCAGAAGCTGGACGAGTCGCTCATCTACCAGCAGTTCCTGGCGAaggtcgaggaggaggaggcctGGATTACGgagaagcagcagctgctgtcCGTCGAGGACTACGGCGACTCGATGGCGGCCGTCCAGGGTCTGATGAAGAAGCACGACGCGTTCGAGACGGACTTTGCGGTCCATCGCGATCGCTGCTCGGACATCCGCGACCATGGCCAGACGCTGGTAACGAACAACAACCACCATGGCGATAGCATCTCGCAGCGCTGCGTTCAGCTGGACAAGAAGCTGGAGAACCTGCAGGCTCTGGCGACGCGCCGCAAGACGGCGCTGATGGACAACTTTGCCTACCTGCAGTTCATGTGGAAGGCGGACGTCGTGGAGAGCTGGATCGCGGACAAGGAGAATCACGTCAAGTCGGAAGAGTTCGGCCGTGATCTGTCCACCGTTCAAACGTTGCTGACGAAGCAGGAGACATTCGATgctg GTCTCTCGGCGTTTGAGCATGAGGGCATCCACAACATTACCGCCCTCAAGGATCAGCTGATCAACGCGAACCACGCCCAGTCGGCCGCCATTCTCAAGCGCCACGAGGACGTGCTGACGCGCTGGCAGAAGCTGCGCGCCGATTCGGAGGCGCGCAAGTACCGCCTGCTGAACATGCAGGACCAGTTCCGCCAGATCGAGGATCTGTATCTGACGTTCGCCAAGAAAGCGTCGGCATTCAACTCGTGGTTCGAGAACGCGGAGGAAGATCTGACCGATCCGGTGCGCTGCAACTCGATCGAGGAGATCAAGGCGCTGCGGGAGGCACATGCCGCGTTCCAGGCATCGCTGTCATCGGCCCAGGTCGACTTCCAGGCGCTGGCCGCGCTCGACCAAAAGATCAAGAGCTTCAACGTCGGCCCGAACCCGTACACCTGGTTCACGATGGAGGCGCTGGAGGATACGTGGCGCAATCTGCAGAAGATCATCGAGGAGCGCGATGCCGAGCTGGCGAAGGAGGTCCATCGGCAGGAAGAGAACGACAAGCTGCGCAAGGAGTTTGCGAAGCACGCCAACCTGTTCCACCAGTGGCTGACGGAGACAAG AACGTCGCTCATGGATGGATCGGGATCGCTGGAGGAACAGTTCGAGGCGCTCTGCCACAAGGCGAACGAGATCCGCGCCCGCCGTGGCGATCTGAAGAAGATCGAGGAGCTCGGCGCCACGCTGGAGGAGCATCTGATTCTGGACAACCGCTACACGGAGCACTCGACGGTCGGGTTGGCCCAGCAGTGGGACCAGCTCGACCAGCTGGCCATGCGCATGCAGCACAACCTGAAGCAGCAGATCCAGGCCCGCAACCAGTCCGGCGTGTCGGAAGACTCGCTGAAGGAATTCTCGATGATGTTCAAGCACTTCGACAAGGACAAGAGCGGCAAGCTGAACCACCAGGAGTTCAAATCGTGTCTGCGTGCCCTCGGCTACGACCTGCCCATGGTGGAGGAAGGCCAACCGGACCCGGAGTTCGAGGAAATTCTGAACGTGGTGGATCCGAACCGGGACGGCCAGGTGTCGCTGCAGGAGTACATCGCGTTCATGATTTCCAAGGAAACGGAGAACGTGCAAAGCTTCGAGGAGATCGAGAATGCTTTCCGCGCCATCACCGCCTCCGATCCGCGTCCCCGCCCATATGTCACCAAGGAGGAACTCTATTCC AACCTCACCAAAGACATGGCGGATTACTGCGTGCAGCGCATGAAACCGTACAACGACCCGAAAACGGGCCACCCCATTACCGGTGCCCTGGATTACGTGGAGTTTACCAGAACCTTGTTCCAAAACTAA